The DNA sequence CCTACAAGTATGGTTTGGAACTCTGTGTTTCCGTATATCAATACTGCCAACGGAATTATTGAAAAAGGACCAGGATTCGGAATTGCAGAATCTATGATTTCTGAAGCCCGTTTCTTTCGTGGATTTTACTACTTCATGCTCGTTCAGACCTATGGAGGTGTTCCTTTGGATTTAGGAGCAGGAGAATTGAAATACAACACCCTGCCATCTACAACTTCTGCAAGAAATACTGTTCCGGAGGTATATACAAAAACTGTTTTTGCTGACCTTAAAAAAGCAATAGAAAATCTACCTGCCTCACCAAGAGTAACCGGAGGCGTGACCAAAAATGTAGCAAGACTGATGCTTGCCAAAGCTTATCTTACTTATGGATGGTGGCTGCAGAATCCAAACGGAATTCCAACTTATCCTGAAGTGACGAGAACAGATCCTGACGGACACAATGCCCAATGGTATTTCCAGCAGGCTTATGATATCGCAATGGAAGGGATCAATAATCCAGGACCTTATGCCCTTCAGCCTACCTTTTATGATGTCAATGCAGGTTCAAATGACAGGAATACCGAATCTATGCTGTATGCAGACCATACACAGTCAAGTACGTATTATAATGAAAGTGATCCTGTAGGATTTGGTTCAGGCTGGGCTCCGGATAATTTTGCAGCATGGATGCAAACCTGGAACTATACTGCCATCAAAAGCAGTAAAACCACAGCGTGGGTGGGAGCAGATGTAGTAAGTGGTGTACAGCGTGAAGCCGCTCAGTCTCTGGGACGTCCGTGGGTTCGTATGTGTCCTACCCTGGGAGTTATTAAAAATACCTTTGCAGATAAAACCAACGATTCCCGTTATGATGGTACTTTTGTAACCACTTACAGAGGAAACTGGAACAAAAACGGAACAGGTCTTACAACAGTTCCTGTACTTTATAATGCCAATAATTTACCTGTACAGCCGGGAGGAGCTATCTTAAGCTTCCTGAATGATGACAGCCAGACTCCTTCTTATCCTACAGGAGCCGGACAAAGCGGAGTGGGAGCAGGAACTCTTTCAGGAAGAGCAGACTGGGTCATTGCACCGAACGGTATCAGCAGAATTGTATACCCAGGCTTATGGAAAATTGGAACTTACCGTACTGATGATCCGAACGGCTTAGGATATCCGAATGCAGGATTAACCCGTCCATTCAGTGTTGCCAAATTTTCAGAATTCTATTTTATTGCAGCGGAAGCAGCCGTAAAAGGAGCTTCAGGAGCTATGACAGCCAGAGACCTTATCAATGTTATCCGTGCCCGTGCCGGAAAATGGAAATTCAATAATGCCCAAAATACCGCTTATGTAGCAGATAACAGTGTAGCTATGACTGCTGCCACACCTTCTGCAATCACCATCGATTATATTCTTGCAGAAAGATCCCGTGAATATTACGGAGAATTCTACAGATGGTATGATCTGGTACGTACTCAGAAGTGGGGAGACTATGCAGCTACTTATCAGATCGGAGGAGCTTCTTATGGAGATCACGCTCCGCAAACGGTTACTAGAACGATAAAACCATTTCACTATCTGAGACCTATTCCTCAGAACCAGATTGATGCAATGGAAGTATCGGCAGATATTAAAGCAAAATATCAGAATCCAGGATACAATTAATTTCATTCTACATTCATATCAGCAACAGAGTAGGTGTGCAAGCACCTGCTTTGTTTATCTGAATTAAAATTTAAAAACTATGGAAAAAACCTGGCGTTGGTTTGGCAAAAAAGACAAAATAGCACTCAGTACACTTCGTCAAATAGGAGTAGAAGGAATTGTTTCTGCTCTGCATGATATCCCAAACGGAGAAATCTGGAATTCAGAGGCCATTATTGATTATAAAAACTATATAGAAAGCCACGGACTTCGCTGGTCTGTTGTGGAAAGTCTTCCCGTAAGCGAAGCCATCAAATACGGAGGTGAAGACCGTGACTCTTTAATAGAAAATTATATCACAAGCCTTGAAAACCTGGGTAAAGCAGGGGTTACAACAGTTTGCTACAACTTTATGCCTGTTCTGGACTGGGCAAGAACCGATCTCTTTCATGAATGGGAAGACGGTTCATCATCACTTTATTTTGACAAAGCCAAGTTCGCATACTTCGAAATTCATATTCTCAAAAGAGAAGGAGCAGAAAGGGATTACAGCTCGGAAATCCTTCAAAAAGTAGAAGGATTAAAAAATACCTTAACGGAAAAAGATAATCATGATCTGATAGACTCAGTCATTGTAAAAACACAGGGATTCGTGAACGGAAATATCAAAGAAGGCGAATTGAATCCCGTAGAAAAGTTCAAAAGTTTATTGGCATTGTATGATGGTATAGATAAACATCAGCTTCGTCAGAACATGAAATATTTCCTCGAAAAAATAATGCCTGTCTGTGAAAAATGGAATATCCAGATGTGTGTACACCCTGATGATCCGCCGTTTTCACTATTGGGCTTACCAAGAATAGTAACCAATGAAGAGGATATTGACTGGCTTCTGAAAGCTGTTGATAATCCTTACAACGGGTTAACGTTCTGTGCAGGATCTCTAAGTGCTAACCTTCAGAATGATGTTCCAAAACTGGCACAGAAATTTGCCCACAGAACCAAATTCGTTCACCTGAGAAGTACAAATGTTTTTGAAAACGGTGATTTTATCGAGGCTCATCACCTGGGAGGAAGAGGAAAGCTTATTGAAGTGATCCGTGTATTCGAAAAAGAAAATCCTGATCTTCCGATGAGAATAGACCACGGAAGACTTTTAACAGAAGATGTTGACAAAGGGTATAATCCCGGCTATTCATTTTTAGGAAGAATGCTGGCATTGGGCCAGATCGAAGGAGTAATGGCTGCCGTTCAGTCAGAATTACAGAAAAATTAATCTGCGTTTGTAATAAATAGTAAAAAGTAAAATGAAAGACCTGTTTAGTATTAAAAACAAAGTAGCAGTCATCACAGGGGCTTCAGGCGTTTTGGGAGGCAGCCTTGCCAAAAGTTTTATAGAAGCCGGCGCCAAAGTTGTCGCACTAGGAAGAAACCAGGAAACACTGGAAGCCCGTGTAAAAGAACTTACAGATTTGGGAGGTGATGCACTCGCTGTAGAAGCCAATGTGATGGATATTGAAAGCCTTGAAGCTGCTTCTGTGAAAATAAAAGAAAAGTATGGCAGCATTGATATTCTGCTCAATATAGCCGGTGGAAATATTCCGGCAGCCACTTTATCTCCCGAACAGTCATTTTTTGATATGGATATGAAGGGATGGGCTGAGGTTACCGATCTCAATATCAACGGAACTGTTTATCCCAGTTATGTTTTTGGAAAAGCAATGGCTGAGCAGGGGAGCGGCAACATTATTAATATTTCTTCAATGGCTGCCTATTCAGCGATTACGAGAGTAGCCGGGTATTCTGCAGCCAAATCGGCAATTACCAATTTTACCCAATGGCTGGCCTCTGATCTGGCATTGAAATTTGGAGATAAGATACGGGTGAACGCCGTGGCACCAGGATTTTTTATTGGTGATCAGAACCGTGCTATTCTGTTGAATCCGGACGGAAGCTTAACCGAGAGAAGTAAAAAAGTAATGGCTAAAACACCCATGCAGAGATTTGGAGAAGTAGAAGAACTGAATGGTGTTGTACAGTTTCTATGTTCGGATGCAGCAAGTTTTATCACAGGAGCATTGATTCCTGTTGACGGAGGTTTCAGCGCATTCAGTGGAGTATAAAAAACTAATTTCTTCATATATATATAGATTGGAACAAGACCTTAATGGTTTCATTCAAGGTCTTGTTTTTAAAATGCTGGCTTTCATGAAGTCAGAACTAAAAGACAATTAAAATCCAGGATTGTAAAGTAAATAATGAGTAATTCCACTAAAAATAAAGAAGTTTTCGGAGAATTGTTTCTGCTTGAATCAGCAAAGGCAGAGAATCTCTATTTCGGATATGCCAAAGATATGCCTGTGATTGATTATCACAATCATCTTGAGCCGGATGTTATTGCTGCCAATCAAAACTTCCGTTCTCCAACCGCTATCTGGCTGGATGGGGACCATTACAAATGGAGAGCCATGAGAAATTTTGGTATTGATGAACAGTTTATTTCAGGAAATGCTTCAGACCACGAAAAATTTATGAAATGGGCAGAAGTGGTGCCTTATACCCTTCGTAACCCGCTATTTCACTGGACGCATCTGGAGCTCAAAAATCCTTTTGGAATCAGTGACTATTTATCATCCGATAATGCAGATACTATATATCATCAGATGAATGAAAGTCTGCAGACAGATGGCTTTTTACCACAATCCATCATTCAGAATTTTAAGGTAGAAGCGTTGTGCACTACAGATGATCCTGCTGATGATCTGGTTCATCACAAGGCTTTAAAAAACAGTGGATTTAACACAGCTGTTCTTCCGGCTTTCCGCCCTGATAACTATATTAATATCATTAATTCTGAACAATATCTTTCTGGAATTAAAAAGCTTGAAAAAGTCTGCGGATTTTCAATCACATCAGCCTCGGACCTGTTGAATGCACTTCAGTCCAGAATGAATTATTTTGTGGAAGCAGGAGCAAAAGTAGCCGATCATGGCTTTGAATATTTCCCGGATACGACAAAATGGAATCATAGCCTTGAAAAAGAGTTTTCTGAATTCCTGAAAGGTAATTTTTCAACGTTTTCCGATCCGGATGCATTATGCGGCTATTTGCTGAAAGAGCTTTGCAAAATGTACGCAGAAAAAGGCTGGGTACAGCAGTTTCATGTAGGGGCAACCCGAAACAACAATTCAGAAATGTTCAGAAAAATAGGTGCCAATGCAGGATATGATGCCATTGGAGAACCCTATTATGCACAGAGACTGAGCGTTTTGCTAGATGCACTGAATACAGAAGGAAAGCTGGCCAAAACCGTTATTTACAACTTGAACCCAGCATTTAACGAGGTTTTGGCAACTCTTGCCGGAAACTTCAATGAAGGAGGCATCAAATCCAAAGTACAGTTTGGAGCAGCCTGGTGGTTTCTCGATCAGCTTGACGGCATGACCAAACAGATGAACACACTTTCCAATATCGGTCTGATCAGCACTTTTGTCGGCATGTTAACCGATTCCCGAAGCCTGTTATCATTCTCAAGACACGATTATTTCAGAAGACTTTTGTGCAATCTGTTCGGAAGTGAAATGGAAAGAGGTCTGCTGCCTGATGATGAAAAATGGGTAGGAAAGATCATTCAGGACATCTGCTATTACAATACAAAAAATTATTTTGAAATATAATACTATGCAGGACTGGACGAAAATATTATGTTTCGGGGAACTGCTTCTCCACTTTGCCCCGGATTCCGAAGGAAACTGGCTCAATGAACAGTCTCTGAAGATGTACGTTGGCGGCGCTGAATATAATGTCGCGGTAGCACTTTCCCAGTGGAAGAATCCTGTAAAACTGTTATCAGCATTACCGGAGAATTTTGTAGGAAATCATCTCGAACTACAGCTTAAAAATAAAGGAATAGAAGTCCTTGCAGAAAAAACTCAAGGGAGAATAGGAACATTTTATCTTTCTTCCGATGGAGATATGCAGAATGCGTCAGTGGTTTACGACCGTTTTCCGTCTGTTTTTACCCAATCGGATTTTGAAGCTTTTAGTGATGATGAAATATTTTCAGGAGTAAAATGGCTGCATATCAGCACTATCACGCCGGCTTTGAGTGACCATGCATTTCACAAATGTTTACAGATCATGAAAGAAGCCAGAACAAGAAATATCACGGTTTCTCTTGATCTGAATTACAGAGCATTGCTTTGGCAAAACCAGAATCCTTATAAAATTAAAGAACTGATGCCATTTGTGAACGTTCTCATGGGAAATATCTGGTCTGTTGAACAGTTCCTGGATATTCCCATTGAATATGAGCTTAATGGAAAATTCGGTGATGAAAATCTTCTGAAACAGGCCGAAAAAACAGCGTTGGAAATCCGGAAACAATTCCCGGAGGTGGAAAAAATTGCGAATACCTTCCGCTTTACAAACGGCGAACAGGTCAATTATTTTGCCACTTTGTTTGTTGATGAAGAGCTTTTGGTTTCAGAAAAATATAATTCAGATAAAATCGAAGAAAGGGTAGGAAGTGGTGATTCTTTCATGGCGGCCTTAATTCATGGAATTTTAAAAGAAAATCCTGACCAGAAGATCCTTGAGGAATCGACAAAAGTTGCTTTTAAAAAGCTTTTCATAAAAGGAGATGCCATTGATGAAAGCATTAATATCGAAAAATTATGAGTGAAATACCACAAAAAATAAAAGACCAGAAAATCGTTCCGCTGTTTTATAACGAATCATTTGAAGTCTCAAAAAATATCGTAAAAGCTTTATACGAAGCAGGAATCCGTGTGATAGAATATACCAACCGAGGTCAGCAGGCACTGGAAAATTTCACCAGACTAAAAACCATTTCGCATGCAGAATTTCCCGGACTTCTGCTAGGAATCGGAACGGTAAAAAACATAAAAGAAATGGATGATTATGCTCATGCAAAAGCAGATTTCATCATTACACCTGTTATCAGTGAAGCATTGGTGAAAAATGCACTTGAAAGAAATATCCTTTTGATTCCGGGTTGTTTTACCCCTTCCGATATCAATATTGCCTATCAGAATGGTTTAAAACTGGTTAAAATATTCCCTGCTGATGCTTTAGGGAAGAAATACATCAAATCGGTACAGCCTGTTTTTCCGGAAATGAATTTTATGCCAACCGGAGGGATCAATGCAGAATTTGAAGATATTCTGGAATGGCTCAATGGCGGAGCTGTAGCAGCAGGGCTGGGAAGTTCCCTAATTGGAAAAGATTGTAATGAAGAAGAATTGACCCAGAAAACACAGAATTTATTACAACAACTTAATCATAATTAAATGCAGGCTCCTCAAAACCGCAATATAAGATGGTGGATGCTGTCCCTTGTCTTTCTCGCCACTACGATCAATTATCTTGATCGTCAGGTAATGGGTTTGCTGAAACCTGTGCTGGAAAAGGAATTCAGCTGGGACGAAAAAGATTACAGTTATATTGTCATGGCCTTTACCACGACTTATGCCATTGGTTATATGGCGATGGGAAGGTTTATAGACAAGGTGGGAACCAAAATCGGGTATGCTGTTTCTCTTATTGTATGGAGTCTTGCCTCTATAGGACATGGTTTTGTGAAAAGTACCATCGGGTTTATCATTGCGAGAAGCACTTTGGGAATCAGTGAAGCGGGAAACTTTCCTGCTGCCATCAAATCAGTGGCTGAATGGTTTCCTAAAAAAGAAAGAGCATTGGCAACGGGTATTTTCAATTCGGGAGCAACGGTGGGAGCTATTTTAGCGCCGCTATTGGTTCCTTTCATCCTCGGACATTACGGCTGGAGACAGACTTTTGTGTGGATTGGAGCTTTGGGCATGATTTGGATTATCCTTTGGTGGAAATTCTATGCCGTACCGGAAAAAACAAAAAATCTCAGCAAGGAAGAACTGCAGTACATAAAAAGTGATCAGGCTGAAAAAGCAGAAGAGAAAACAAAAATTCCTTTATCGGAATTACTCAAATATAAAGTAACATGGTCATTTGCCATCGGTAAAATGTTAACCGATCCTATCTGGTATTTCTTCATGTTCTGGCTGCCGGCCTATTTCTCGGATGTATTCAAAATGGATTTAACAAAACCATCTCTTCCGTTAATTATTATTTACAGCGGAACCACGATCGGAAGTATCGGCGGAGGCTATCTCTCATCATTTCTGATTAAAAAAGGCTGGGCCATCGGAAGAGCCAGAAGCATTACGATGTTATTGTTTGCTTTGATGGTAGTTCCGGTAATGTTCTCAAAATATGTAGATAATATGTGGATGATCACGATCATCATTGCCTTTGCAACAGCTGCGCATCAAGGTTGGGGAGCCAATCTTATGACCACGGTCGGAGATCAGTTGCCTAACAATTATGTCAGTTCTGTCATTGGTTTTGGCGGAATGCTCGGCTCAGCCGCAGGAATTATTTTTCCGCTTTTTATCGGAATTGTTCTCGATGCCTTTAAAAAATCAGGAAATATCAACGGAGGCTACAATATTATATTTTTCATAGCCGGAATATCCTATGTTACTGCCTGGGGATTGATTAAAATAATTAACCGGAAGAAAACCGTTTAAAATATATAACGATCAGTAAACGATTATAATGATAAATATGAATGCCATTTGCTGAGTGTAACGCCTTTGCGAACTTTAGCAAGGAAGTAGTTAAAAAACTTGCGAACTCGGCGTTAAAAAAAATAACACCCATTCAAAAAAATACATTTTAAAAACTATAAAAAAAGAATAACAATGAAACAGAATATAATGAATTTAGCTTTCTTCAGGAATAAAACGAATATCCTTGCAGCAGCAGCTTTGCTATCAGTGACTTCTATTTCTGCCCAGACTTTCTCAGACTTTACTTACCATGGAAACGATAAAATATATAATGACAACCCTCTTAAACCGGACGAGTTTTATTCCCCGATTTTACAGGGCTGTTACCCGGATCCCAGCATTACCAGAAAAGGCGAAGATTACTATCTCGTAAACTCTTCATTTTCAATGTTTCCGGGAGTCCCGATTTTTACTTCTAAAGATCTTGTGAATTGGAAACAAGTGGGACACGTTTTAGACAGGCCTTCACAGCTTAAGGTTGAAAAATCAGGCGTTTCCCATGGAATTTATGCACCGGATATCAAATACAATAAGCACAACGATACTTTTTATATGATCACTACCCAGTTTGCAGGTGGTATCGGAAATATGGTCGTAAAAACAAAAGATCCTGCAAAAGGATGGAGCGAAGTTCAAAAACTGAATTTTGAAGGTATTGATCCTTCTATTTTCTTTGATGATGACGGGAAAGCATATATTATTCACAACGATGCTCCGCCACAAGGTACGGAACAGTACAATGGCCACCGTGTGATTAAGATGTGGGACTATGATCTTGAAAAAGACCAGGTAGTTGCGGGTTCGGATAAGATTATTGTAAACGGCGGTGTGGATCTTTCCCAAAAGCCCATCTGGATTGAAGGTCCTCATATTTATAAAAAGAACGGTAAATACTATCTGATGTGTGCAGAAGGAGGAACCGGCGGTAATCACAGTGAAGTTATTTTTATGTCCGATTCTCCGAAAGGACCTTACGTTCCGGCTGGAAACAACCCGATTCTGACACAGCGCTATTTCCCGAAAGATAGAAAAGAAAAAGTAGACTGGGCCGGTCATGCAGATCTGGTAGAAACGCTGGATGGCCAGTATTACGGAGTATTTCTGGCAATACGCCCGAATGAGAAAAACAGAGTCAACAAAGGCCGTGAAACATTTATCCTTCCGGTTGACTGGAGCGGAAAATACCCGGTTTTCCAAAATGGACTGGTTCCAATGAAACCAAAACTGAAATTACCAGCTGGAGTTCAGAATCAAAACGGACAAAACGGATTTCTACCCAACGGAAACTTTACCTATACTGATAAGCTGACAGATAAAAATCTTGATTACCGATGGATTGCCATGCGCGGACCTCGTGAAAGCTTTATTACGGTTACAAAAAACGGGGTGAAAGTAAACCCTTTTGCCACCAATATCAAAGCGTTGGCTCCGGTTTCGGCACTGTTCCACAGATTGCAGCATGAATCTTTTGAAACTTCTGTAACCCTGGATTTTAAGCCTAAATCAGAAAAAGAGCTGGCAGGAATTACCTGTTATCAAAGTGAAACATTCAATTATGTTTTCGGAATCACAAAAAAAGATAAAGATTTCTACATCGTATTGGAAAGAACTGAAAAAGGACAATCAAAGCTGATCGCCAGCGAAAAGATTTCATTATCCAAACCGGTTAAATTGCAGGTGGTAGCCGATAAAGATGAACATAGTTTTAATTATTCGCTGGATGGCAAGAGCTATAAAAACCTTGGCGGACCGGTTTCAGGAGATATACTTTCTACGGACGTTGCAGGAGGTTTTACAGGAAGCCTTATTGGTCTGTACAGTACCTCTTCCAATGATATTGTGCCACAATAGTATGAAAGATCTGTCATTCTGAATGGAACGAAGTGAAATGAAGAATCTCGTCTTTTACTGACAGTAGAGAAAAAATACTTAGTGACAGCAATTAAGTATTTTAAAATTGAAAAACTAAGCGTAAAACCAAATATCACAGTACATTTTGAAAATCAAAAAATCTTATATAGTTTCTTTATTGGGGTTTATCGGGCTGAATCTTCTTTCAGCCCAGGTAAATCCTTCCGGAAAACAAAGTACGACATTTACAAACCCAATCATATGGGCAGATGCACCGGATTTATCCATTACCAGAAACGGAAACGATTTTTACCTGATCAGTACAACCATGCATCTGATGCCGGGAGCTCCGGTGATGCATTCCAGGGATCTGGTTCATTGGGAAATGTCAGGATATGTTTTTGATACTTTGAATGACAACCCGAAATATGATTTATTGAACGGAACCGTTTACGGCAGAGGTCAATGGGCTTCCTCAATCCGCTATCATAAAGGCAAATATTACGTTTTATTCTCTCCAAATGATGAACCTTTCAAATCTTATTTCTATGTGACTGATCATCCCGAAAAAGGAAAATGGAAACTGATCATAAGAACACGGCATTTTCACGATGCTTCATTGTTTTTTGATGATGATGACAGAATATATGTTTTCACCTCCAACAAAGTTTTTGAATTGAGCCCCGATTTTAAAGAGGTGATCGGAAATCCGGATGGAACTGAAGTATTTCAGAAAGATGCTTCGGAAACCGGACTTCTGGAAGGCAACCAGATGATCAAAAGAAACGGTAAATATTATATGATGATGATATCCTGGCCCAAAAACGGAAAACGCCGTCAGGTCGTCTATAGAGCAGATAAAGTGACAGGTCCTTATGAGAAAAAAGTAGTGCTGGAAGACAATTTTTTAGGATTTTCCTACGCAGGGCAGGGCGCTTTGATTGATGATAAAAATGGAAACTGGTATTCCCTTATTTTCCAGGACAGAAATGGAGTAGGACGTGTTCCGCTGCTGCTTCCCGTACAATGGGAAAACGACTGGCCGATACTGGGAGATAACGGAAAAGTTCCTTTGAAAGGAGAAGTTCCTCTTCAGCCATTCAAAGCCAAAAATCATCTCGTGGAAAGCGATGAATTCTCTGATAAAAAAATGAAAATTCAATGGCAATGGAATCATAATCCTGTAAATGAAGCATGGTCTTTATCCGAAAGAAAAGGC is a window from the Chryseobacterium indologenes genome containing:
- the uxuA gene encoding mannonate dehydratase, which translates into the protein MEKTWRWFGKKDKIALSTLRQIGVEGIVSALHDIPNGEIWNSEAIIDYKNYIESHGLRWSVVESLPVSEAIKYGGEDRDSLIENYITSLENLGKAGVTTVCYNFMPVLDWARTDLFHEWEDGSSSLYFDKAKFAYFEIHILKREGAERDYSSEILQKVEGLKNTLTEKDNHDLIDSVIVKTQGFVNGNIKEGELNPVEKFKSLLALYDGIDKHQLRQNMKYFLEKIMPVCEKWNIQMCVHPDDPPFSLLGLPRIVTNEEDIDWLLKAVDNPYNGLTFCAGSLSANLQNDVPKLAQKFAHRTKFVHLRSTNVFENGDFIEAHHLGGRGKLIEVIRVFEKENPDLPMRIDHGRLLTEDVDKGYNPGYSFLGRMLALGQIEGVMAAVQSELQKN
- the uxaC gene encoding glucuronate isomerase, giving the protein MSNSTKNKEVFGELFLLESAKAENLYFGYAKDMPVIDYHNHLEPDVIAANQNFRSPTAIWLDGDHYKWRAMRNFGIDEQFISGNASDHEKFMKWAEVVPYTLRNPLFHWTHLELKNPFGISDYLSSDNADTIYHQMNESLQTDGFLPQSIIQNFKVEALCTTDDPADDLVHHKALKNSGFNTAVLPAFRPDNYINIINSEQYLSGIKKLEKVCGFSITSASDLLNALQSRMNYFVEAGAKVADHGFEYFPDTTKWNHSLEKEFSEFLKGNFSTFSDPDALCGYLLKELCKMYAEKGWVQQFHVGATRNNNSEMFRKIGANAGYDAIGEPYYAQRLSVLLDALNTEGKLAKTVIYNLNPAFNEVLATLAGNFNEGGIKSKVQFGAAWWFLDQLDGMTKQMNTLSNIGLISTFVGMLTDSRSLLSFSRHDYFRRLLCNLFGSEMERGLLPDDEKWVGKIIQDICYYNTKNYFEI
- a CDS encoding bifunctional 4-hydroxy-2-oxoglutarate aldolase/2-dehydro-3-deoxy-phosphogluconate aldolase, with amino-acid sequence MSEIPQKIKDQKIVPLFYNESFEVSKNIVKALYEAGIRVIEYTNRGQQALENFTRLKTISHAEFPGLLLGIGTVKNIKEMDDYAHAKADFIITPVISEALVKNALERNILLIPGCFTPSDINIAYQNGLKLVKIFPADALGKKYIKSVQPVFPEMNFMPTGGINAEFEDILEWLNGGAVAAGLGSSLIGKDCNEEELTQKTQNLLQQLNHN
- a CDS encoding MFS transporter, which produces MQAPQNRNIRWWMLSLVFLATTINYLDRQVMGLLKPVLEKEFSWDEKDYSYIVMAFTTTYAIGYMAMGRFIDKVGTKIGYAVSLIVWSLASIGHGFVKSTIGFIIARSTLGISEAGNFPAAIKSVAEWFPKKERALATGIFNSGATVGAILAPLLVPFILGHYGWRQTFVWIGALGMIWIILWWKFYAVPEKTKNLSKEELQYIKSDQAEKAEEKTKIPLSELLKYKVTWSFAIGKMLTDPIWYFFMFWLPAYFSDVFKMDLTKPSLPLIIIYSGTTIGSIGGGYLSSFLIKKGWAIGRARSITMLLFALMVVPVMFSKYVDNMWMITIIIAFATAAHQGWGANLMTTVGDQLPNNYVSSVIGFGGMLGSAAGIIFPLFIGIVLDAFKKSGNINGGYNIIFFIAGISYVTAWGLIKIINRKKTV
- a CDS encoding sugar kinase, with product MKYNTMQDWTKILCFGELLLHFAPDSEGNWLNEQSLKMYVGGAEYNVAVALSQWKNPVKLLSALPENFVGNHLELQLKNKGIEVLAEKTQGRIGTFYLSSDGDMQNASVVYDRFPSVFTQSDFEAFSDDEIFSGVKWLHISTITPALSDHAFHKCLQIMKEARTRNITVSLDLNYRALLWQNQNPYKIKELMPFVNVLMGNIWSVEQFLDIPIEYELNGKFGDENLLKQAEKTALEIRKQFPEVEKIANTFRFTNGEQVNYFATLFVDEELLVSEKYNSDKIEERVGSGDSFMAALIHGILKENPDQKILEESTKVAFKKLFIKGDAIDESINIEKL
- a CDS encoding glycoside hydrolase family 43 protein, whose amino-acid sequence is MKQNIMNLAFFRNKTNILAAAALLSVTSISAQTFSDFTYHGNDKIYNDNPLKPDEFYSPILQGCYPDPSITRKGEDYYLVNSSFSMFPGVPIFTSKDLVNWKQVGHVLDRPSQLKVEKSGVSHGIYAPDIKYNKHNDTFYMITTQFAGGIGNMVVKTKDPAKGWSEVQKLNFEGIDPSIFFDDDGKAYIIHNDAPPQGTEQYNGHRVIKMWDYDLEKDQVVAGSDKIIVNGGVDLSQKPIWIEGPHIYKKNGKYYLMCAEGGTGGNHSEVIFMSDSPKGPYVPAGNNPILTQRYFPKDRKEKVDWAGHADLVETLDGQYYGVFLAIRPNEKNRVNKGRETFILPVDWSGKYPVFQNGLVPMKPKLKLPAGVQNQNGQNGFLPNGNFTYTDKLTDKNLDYRWIAMRGPRESFITVTKNGVKVNPFATNIKALAPVSALFHRLQHESFETSVTLDFKPKSEKELAGITCYQSETFNYVFGITKKDKDFYIVLERTEKGQSKLIASEKISLSKPVKLQVVADKDEHSFNYSLDGKSYKNLGGPVSGDILSTDVAGGFTGSLIGLYSTSSNDIVPQ
- a CDS encoding RagB/SusD family nutrient uptake outer membrane protein; protein product: MINFNKKLLLGAIFLSLTFTGCSEILDEQPRAIYTADYFNTPDGVNQGFTALYRQMRLLYGNGYFMSNCQNGTDESTWAQSADGNFKELDMSGNGIINSNTFPTSMVWNSVFPYINTANGIIEKGPGFGIAESMISEARFFRGFYYFMLVQTYGGVPLDLGAGELKYNTLPSTTSARNTVPEVYTKTVFADLKKAIENLPASPRVTGGVTKNVARLMLAKAYLTYGWWLQNPNGIPTYPEVTRTDPDGHNAQWYFQQAYDIAMEGINNPGPYALQPTFYDVNAGSNDRNTESMLYADHTQSSTYYNESDPVGFGSGWAPDNFAAWMQTWNYTAIKSSKTTAWVGADVVSGVQREAAQSLGRPWVRMCPTLGVIKNTFADKTNDSRYDGTFVTTYRGNWNKNGTGLTTVPVLYNANNLPVQPGGAILSFLNDDSQTPSYPTGAGQSGVGAGTLSGRADWVIAPNGISRIVYPGLWKIGTYRTDDPNGLGYPNAGLTRPFSVAKFSEFYFIAAEAAVKGASGAMTARDLINVIRARAGKWKFNNAQNTAYVADNSVAMTAATPSAITIDYILAERSREYYGEFYRWYDLVRTQKWGDYAATYQIGGASYGDHAPQTVTRTIKPFHYLRPIPQNQIDAMEVSADIKAKYQNPGYN
- a CDS encoding SDR family oxidoreductase yields the protein MKDLFSIKNKVAVITGASGVLGGSLAKSFIEAGAKVVALGRNQETLEARVKELTDLGGDALAVEANVMDIESLEAASVKIKEKYGSIDILLNIAGGNIPAATLSPEQSFFDMDMKGWAEVTDLNINGTVYPSYVFGKAMAEQGSGNIINISSMAAYSAITRVAGYSAAKSAITNFTQWLASDLALKFGDKIRVNAVAPGFFIGDQNRAILLNPDGSLTERSKKVMAKTPMQRFGEVEELNGVVQFLCSDAASFITGALIPVDGGFSAFSGV
- a CDS encoding glycoside hydrolase family 43 protein — protein: MKIKKSYIVSLLGFIGLNLLSAQVNPSGKQSTTFTNPIIWADAPDLSITRNGNDFYLISTTMHLMPGAPVMHSRDLVHWEMSGYVFDTLNDNPKYDLLNGTVYGRGQWASSIRYHKGKYYVLFSPNDEPFKSYFYVTDHPEKGKWKLIIRTRHFHDASLFFDDDDRIYVFTSNKVFELSPDFKEVIGNPDGTEVFQKDASETGLLEGNQMIKRNGKYYMMMISWPKNGKRRQVVYRADKVTGPYEKKVVLEDNFLGFSYAGQGALIDDKNGNWYSLIFQDRNGVGRVPLLLPVQWENDWPILGDNGKVPLKGEVPLQPFKAKNHLVESDEFSDKKMKIQWQWNHNPVNEAWSLSERKGFLRLKTSRVVDNLYAAPNTLTQRMEGPVSSAVLAIDLKGMKDGDVAGFSAFNGDSGILSIVKEGKEKFIVFSTNEVSLDSKTKAITGVKKEEKKRISLNSDKVFLRIDADFSFGKDLADFYYSTDQKNWTEMAKDYKMIFDYRRFFMGSKFAFFNYATKNTGGFVDVDFFRVNEAGK